taccctgtatctaccccagcgcttagaacagcgctctgcacgtagtaagcgcttaaataccaacattattattactattaacacccCTGATTGATGGCCCAATCTGGAACTTGTTCCTCAGTAATTCATAGGTGGAACTTCCTAGttcaagggcagggaacacgcctaccaactctgttgtattgtactctcccaagcacttagtacagtgctctgcacaaagtactcaaatGCCATTTGATGATTCTGTTGTACAACTTCTGGTGCTACTGAAACTTTTACAAAGTGAATACTCATTACCTATTTAAAACAAAGGTTGGGCCTGAGCAATCAGCATTTCTATTACAGTTACGGAGCGATAGcagtaataaaaattgtggcttttgttaagtgcttactatgtgctaagcactgttctaagtgctgggtaataataataataatgttggtatttgttaagcgcttactaggtgccaagcactgttctaagtgctgggtaataataataatattgttggtatttgttaagcgcttactaggtgctggggcaggtacaatgtagtcaggtcccacaagggactctcccacaagggactcagtctaaataggaggcagcACAGATATtgcacctcattttacagatgagggaactgaggcacagagaaacaaagtgacttgtccaaggtcacacagcagacaagtggtagagacaggaataggaccctctgactcccagactctttccactaggccacactgctgaagaATGTGGCATTCTCCAAACTTGAGCATTCAGCCCTGAGGATGCAGGAAtggctaaataataatattttcttGACATaatttttgtcaagcactttactatctctgcattttctggatgaggtaactgaggcccagaaaagtgaattgacaagcccgaggtcacacaggaaaaaaatgttggagccagggttagaacccacgacctatctcccaggcccatgctagctGATCCCCAAGTGCTTCCCATACCTTTCAGGAGTTCCAAATCCAAGAGTCATGGGAAGAGGGCAGTAAACTCTTGGGGCAATCTGTGGCCATAGTAGCATGAAGCCTCACAGGCTACAAGCTGGCGATCTAACCTCAAGAGTGACAGAAACATCACACAAACTCCAGATCAACTTCACAGGCCATCAGAAGACTACTTCCTGGACTAAGATGGAGAATCCTAAATCAACCTCCCCCCCAGCCAGCCATATTTGTTCTTCAGAAAGAAACAGTGAGACTCTCAGCTATCTCCAAAAATAAATAGCTTCACTAAACAGCTCCAAAATAAGACCTCAGTAACTCAGCAAACAAGAACTCTTGCTCAACTCTAAAAGGGAGCTTTGATGGAGCAATAGGAGAATTTTCTGCAGAACAAACATTAATCAATTCTGTTTGTTGGTCTCAGACCCACCCAAACCACACAGGGAGAGAGATGACTACAGAGCAatgacatttttctacaaaacattaaAGGTTGAGGCACTCATCTTTCACAGTGCAATAGGGGGCCTGTAGGCTCTTTTCAGACACCTTAGTACCAAGGGAAAAATCTTCCTTCAAAAAGCTGTTGAGTACTTAAAATCTTTACAATCCCCACTcaggcctgtaagctcattatgggcagggaatgtgtttgttgtattgtactcacccgagcgctcagcatagtgttctgcacatagtaagcactcaataaatatggttgaataatACAAAGTGCCTTGTCCAGTGGGATCGTTTCCACCtacactctattgtattcttaaACGCATAAGGCTCATCACaaggtgagcattcaataaataccgctgatggattgataCATGCCTTCTTTAGAGATGACAAAAGCAGCGAGGATACCTCTGGAGGTTTCTAATGCACAGTTTCTTGCCATCAGTACACTGACAGTGAGCCATAACCAGCCTACTGTCACATCTGAGATTGAATAGTATCTGAACCGTGTCAGCATAAGTGAGAAGAAGGTGGTTTTCTTAAAAGGCTAAATCTCAGTCCTGAGAACACAAACAAAATCATTAGATTTTAAGCCTGGGAGAGCAGGAACttccttttgtatttttttttcaagtccaCCAAGCTTTTAGGACATGCACCTGAAGTGTGCTCAATaagttatgttgtattgtacagtgatttgtacaatgctctgcacacagtaaacactcaatgaaatatcactgatgaaaaGTACTGCAGATTAACTGACTTGGGAATGGATGATAAAGCAAAGCATGATCTCAGGGTTGAGCCTGTGTTTAATCACATGCAGTGAAGCAGCCGGAAACAAGGCCTTGAGTCCCCTAATTCCTACATTGCCTAGAGTTTCCAAGCCGTTCTCATCATGATGATAAAATAGACGTCGGTGTCTATCGAGGCGCTGACTCCCGCGTAGTAGTTCATGAATTCTTCAGGCGTCACCTAGAACAGAACAGTTTCAAACAGAGAAGGAAAACCTTCATTCGCCATCCTTCAGTCACTAGGGCCCTGGAAATGGAAGTCAAATTAAAGTCAGTGACATTCAGAGATTTTTGGCCCACCTGAGAAACGGACCTGAAGTAAAACAAGCCCGGGGGTTGAGAGCAAGAGTTGCAGGGAAAATAAAACTTCCTTTCCACGAGGAGGAAGCCTTGTAGAAAATCATAAAATTTCCAAACCAACCAAGATAAAGAGAAAAAGGTTTCACCTGACTTCAGAATCAAACCCTCATTTGTTTAAGAGGCACAAGGGAGAGTCAAAACAAGACTATTTAGCTTGATTGCTACAGTCTATTCTTGGCATTAGGTGTCAAAATCAACAGCACATGACTATGTCACTATGGGTATAGGAGAGGGATTTTCTGTATTGGAAAGGTTGGCTTTCAGGTCTGAGAACTCAGAAACAGATAGACATTTCTCCTTCTTATTTCAAAAGAGCTTTCCTGGTTACCTCACTAGAAATTCAGAGGGAAGTCAAATTGCCCTTCCTCAGGAAAAGCACATTTCTTGGAAAGATTTAAATGAATCATAAACCCATCCCAGTGAAGAGGCTCTTGCCCAGGAATTATTTTACCTGATAAGTTAGCAATTTGAAAAGTGGGTTACCTTGAATTTCAGGTCTCATACTCAAATCTAGCTCAAGTGCTGATGAGCAGTTAAAAAgaggatgaggtggaggaggcagaggaggtagaGGAAAAGACAAAGCCAAGTTCCTGAAAAATCCATAAACAGATGACCATTCACTGAATTGCTGCAAGTTGGTTGTAGGAAAATAAGAATTAGAAACACTTCCATTGCTCTTCTAGCTGCTAGGCAAGGGACTATCTTCTGGTAGGTCCTGAGAGGCCTGGTGTTCTGAGTTTGGTTGATTTGTGGGTGTTTTGTTTATAAAACATACATGAAGCATATGTATATGATCCaatatgccctagtggatagagcacaggcctggaaatcagacagacctgggttctaacctggctcAGTTacctgcttaaggtcacacaacagataagtcaCAACTTATccaggtctcagtgacctcatcagtaaaatggggattaaaaactgtgaaaactccatgtgggacatggattgtgtccaactcgattagcttctatctaccctggcgcttagtacccttcctggcatataataagcacttaacaaataccttaaaaaaattgtTCATGTTCAAGCTCCATTTTCATATGCCTTTGTGTCCACCTTATCTATAAACATTCTGATTCTCTTGCAACATTAAAGCTAGTAGCCACAGGCCCCCTCCCTTCGCTTAAACCTCCACTTTCCTCGTCCTCTGTGTCCTTTAGGCTTTCCTCTTTTAAATTTACCTGCCAGGTCCTCAGGTATACATCTGCCCACagcggggttggggaggagagcctGAATTTCTGATCACTTGACTCCCGGCTGCCCTTCTGCCTGGACTGCAGTCCTCTGCCCCTACCCCACACCCGCCACTCATCCCCTCAACCCCCACAACACTCCCTGACTTTACAGGAAGGGTTTCAGCTCTCTTGCACAGCTAGCAGACCCGGCCGGGGATGAGATGGTCAAGGAGTGATGGTACAAAGCCTCCCTACCACATAGTTCAGTAGGAACCCAGTTTACTCATATTGAAGGTGTAGATTTGGAGagctgaaaacaaaaaaaaaataattttgaggGTGGAATTACTTTAtttcatttaaatttaaaatttggGGAAATTATTTGGGTTTGCATATATTAACTATTTTATGTGAAAAAATGAGCAGGTTATCTCTGGTAGTGAAGAGGGGGGGACAGCACCAATGCCACTGACCCACAGTGGGAAtgatggggaagatggggcaGGAGCAGGATGGTTGTGGCAGGAGTTAGGGCAGCCAGGACTCTACCTCAAATAAGAACCTTCAAGAACCTTGAGCAGGACTTTCCAACATCTATtagttcctctctctctctctcttcctgctgcttttccaggatttcccacccccttggagggtgagggaaggaaggaggtgctTGAAAGGGATGACTAAAGTCACAaatcctacaagaggccttcccaattaagttttccttttcccagctccgcctctcttctgtgttgtacatgaacttggatctgtgatattTAGGCATTTGatgttctccccatcctcagccccacagcacttcagcgtgtcctagtggaaagagcatgggcccaggccTCACTCTTTTCTAATTCACTGAAAAAACTCCTTGATTTAACACACTAAAGATTCATTATTAATCTTATGGCAGACAGAGCAAATAGTCATTAAATGGGCTTTTTAATCTCTCTAGTCAAATCAAAGAACTTTAGAAGTTGAGGagatgggagaacagaagagTGCCTGATAGTAAACTTGGCATCTGCTACAAAAATCAGAGTGTTATGGAAAAGAAAGTTTAGCATTGAAAAAGTCAATAATGCAGACACAGAAGAGCACTGTAGCAGGGAAAACcttgtacacacatacacatctttGTGTAGGAAGATTTTATATGGCCATAACTTTGATATCTGGCACCTCAGCCAGAAGGCTCTGAGGGCCTCTATACTTCGGCAATCCTGGTTGATGGATTAATTCCTTGTGGAGAAGGAGTTTCCAGTGTCTGAGTCCTCTCCAGGGGATATGCACTTCCCAAGACCCATCTGCCCAAGcattatgtggcctagtggatagaacatgggcctgagagtcagaaggacttgggttctaatcctggcttctccactttgctgtgtgatgtagggtaagtcacttaacttctctatacctcagttacctcatctgtaaaatggaaattaagactaagagtcccatgtgggatcgggactgtgtccaacctgattagcttgcgtctaccccagcatttagaacagcacatagtaagtgcttaacaaatactaacaatgttattgttattatcgttctGCTCCTTTAATCAGCAAAACAGCTTCCCGTTGAGTCTCCTAATCTGATCAGTAACCTTCCCTCTCTAGTTGAGCTGCTCTCCTGGGTGTGCAAGTGATTCTCTTCCCAAGAAACTCAGACTTAGATTCAGCCTCATCATCAGCAGTCCTCTTCCAACCAAAAGGACAACTCTACTAACAGCAAAGCCCACGGTGGGCAGCCCTGACTCCTACACGTCTGTCACATTTGATTTATCTGCAACTCCCATTCACCAACATTGCAAGTAACAAAGCTATTTCTGTACATATACATGGAATGCTGGAAACTGGTTGGTGGGGTGAAGACACTCATTAAGAAAACAAGACAAAAATCACTTGCCTCCTATCTGTTGATCGTTCAAGATATGCCCTTAATAGAGGTTTGCTTTAGCATTTTAGCCCTTCCTCACGTTTAATGCCGTGAAACCAAATAGAATTTAGAATATTCCCTCTAACTTACGCTCTTTTACTTACCAATCCATCCTTGTCATAAGGTGAGTCGAAGTTATCGAGAAATTTCCTAAACACTTGTTCTTCTGTCCATTCTCCATTCTGGTACTTGGGATGGTGCTTTCCATTATATACGCCTCGAAGGTCCTCAATCGTTATGATCCCATCCCCCGTCTTGTCTAACTTTCTGAAGGCCTGCATGATGACCTCTTTTCTGGCCATAGACATCGGAGGCTGTAGGAATAAGAGAGCGATGCCCCTGAATTAGCAGTTTTGGAGATAGAAACCACTTACTATGAAAACCCAGGCTGTGCTTGTTTTCAATAGGATGTTCAttttggacagagaacgtgtctaccaactctgttgtactgtactctcccaagggcttaatatagtgctctgcacacagtaagtgctcaataaatacctttgattgatttgcaGACCACTAAAACGATGGGTACAGAGGGGATTCAGGAATGATGAAATTGTACTTCCTCCTATTTCCATAATGGGTgatggaatgagaagcagtgtggcctaatggaaagagcatgggcttgggagtcaggggaactgggttctaatccttgttccaccacttgtctgctgtgtgaccttggacaagtcacttaacttctttgtgcctcaactacttcatctgtaaaatggggataaagactgtgagccccacatgagacataggttgtatcaacctgattatcttgtacctaccctagtgcttagtacagtgtgttatgC
This portion of the Ornithorhynchus anatinus isolate Pmale09 chromosome 3, mOrnAna1.pri.v4, whole genome shotgun sequence genome encodes:
- the CAPSL gene encoding calcyphosin-like protein isoform X1; amino-acid sequence: MAGTARHDRAMAIQAKKSLAQATDPIEKLRLQCLARGSAGIKGLGRAFRIMDDDNSKTIDFKEFMKGLNDYAVMMEKEEAQELFNRFDRDGNGTIDFNEFLLTLRPPMSMARKEVIMQAFRKLDKTGDGIITIEDLRGVYNGKHHPKYQNGEWTEEQVFRKFLDNFDSPYDKDGLVTPEEFMNYYAGVSASIDTDVYFIIMMRTAWKL